One window of the Xiphophorus couchianus chromosome 12, X_couchianus-1.0, whole genome shotgun sequence genome contains the following:
- the cldn26 gene encoding putative claudin-24 codes for MVFLTTKMMEKTALFLSFGSYVTSLVTAFLPLWKTMNSDLNEVENWFSGLWLTCLYTEEKGIQCKAYDSVLGLPVDLQISRVLVLISIGIGGFALLTGFLGLEGVGMGVKKPEVKRRLFIFSGVMTWVSGLTTLAPVSIVAYTTVVDFWDEGFPDVMPRWEYGEAMFSGWFGGLGQVIGGTLFFVAVCMGDYDLQRLNVPISTELKPRTRYYLKTEVL; via the coding sequence ATGGTTTTTCTAACAacaaaaatgatggaaaaaacGGCACTGTTTCTGTCGTTTGGGAGCTATGTCACTTCTCTGGTCACTGCTTTTTTACCCCTGTGGAAAacgatgaactctgacctcaacGAGGTGGAGAACTGGTTTTCAGGGCTTTGGCTCACCTGCCTCTACACGGAAGAGAAGGGGATTCAGTGCAAGGCCTATGATTCTGTGCTGGGCCTGCCGGTGGATCTTCAGATCTCCAGAGTCCTCGTCTTGATATCTATTGGAATTGGAGGATTTGCCCTGTTGACTGGCTTTCTAGGTCTGGAGGGGGTTGGCATGGGTGTGAAGAAGCCAGAAGTAAAAAGACGGCTCTTCATCTTCAGCGGCGTGATGACCTGGGTGTCGGGTCTCACCACTCTGGCTCCTGTTTCCATAGTGGCGTACACAACGGTGGTGGACTTTTGGGATGAAGGTTTTCCTGACGTGATGCCTCGGTGGGAGTATGGCGAGGCAATGTTCTCTGGATGGTTTGGGGGTCTGGGCCAAGTCATCGGAGGAACTCTGTTCTTTGTGGCTGTGTGCATGGGGGACTATGACCTGCAAAGACTGAATGTTCCTATCAGTACAGAGCTGAAGCCCAGGACAAGGTACTACCTGAAGACAGAGGTTCTTTAG